Proteins from one Sylvia atricapilla isolate bSylAtr1 chromosome 1, bSylAtr1.pri, whole genome shotgun sequence genomic window:
- the UBXN2B gene encoding UBX domain-containing protein 2B, whose amino-acid sequence MADGGAAPAQPDGDVPAAPAAGGRRDRQPRSGGRPPSARDLQLALAELYEDEAKRQSLCSEKPTATKISNPKASQSLKLDSLKRLRKPERSMSDDKENQRFYSGDSEYRGLQISGASNNPSKIVAELFKEAKEHGAVPLDEASRASGDFSKAKSFSGGGYRLGDSSQKHSEYIYGENQDVQILLKLWRNGFSLDDGELRSYSDPTNAQFLESVKRGEIPLELQRLVHGGQVNLDMEDHQEQEYVKPRLRFKAFSGEGQKLGSLTPEIVSTPSSPEEEEKSILNAPVLIDDSMPATKIQIRLADGSRLIQRFNQTHRIKHIRDFIIQSRPAFATTDFVLVTTFPNKELTDESLTLQEADILNTVILQQLK is encoded by the exons ATGGCGGACGGCGGGGCAGCGCCCGCGCAGCCGGACGGGGATGTGCCCGCGGCTCCGGCCGCCGGCGGCCGCAGGGATCGGCAGCCCCGGAGCGGCGGCCGCCCGCCCAGCGCCCGGGATTTGCAG CTGGCCTTGGCAGAGTTATATGAAGATGAAGCTAAAAGACAGTCATTATGTTCTGAGAAGCCAACAGCTACAAAGATTAGTAACCCAAAGGCATCACAGAG TCTTAAACTGGATTCTCTTAAAAGGCTGAGAAAACCAGAGAGAAGCATGAGCGAtgacaaagaaaaccaaag ATTTTATTCAGGTGACTCAGAATATAGAGGATTACAGATTTCTGGGGCTTCTAATAACCCAAGTAAAATTGTTGCTGAACTCTTCAAGGAAGCAAAAGAACATGGGGCTGTCCCATTAGATGAAGCTTCGAGGGCATCTGGTGATTTCAGTAAAGCCAAG TCATTTTCTGGTGGTGGATACAGATTGGGTGACTCATCACAAAAACACTCTGAATACATATATGGAGAAAATCAGGAT GTTCAGATTTTGCTGAAACTGTGGAGGAACGGATTCAGTTTAGATGACGGCGAGTTGAGATCCTATTCAGATCCAACAAATGCTCAATTTCTTGAGTCTGTTAAAAGAGG GGAAATTCCTTTGGAACTGCAGCGACTTGTTCATGGTGGCCAGGTAAATTTGGATATGGAAGATCACCAAGAACAGGAATATGTGAAGCCCAGACTGCGATTCAAAGCTTTCAGTGGCGAAGGGCAAAAACTTGGAAG CCTAACACCTGAAATAGTCAGCACACCTTCTTccccagaggaggaggagaaatccATTCTTAATGCGCCTGTTCTGATTGATGATTCCATGCCAGCAACTAAAATTCAAATTAGATTAGCAGATGGAAGCCGATTAATACAAAGATTTAATCAAACACACAG GATTAAGCATATCCGAGATTTCATTATCCAGTCCCGTCCAGCTTTTGCAACAACGGATTTTGTTCTTGTGACTACCTTTCCAAATAAAGAGCTAACAGATGAAAGCCTGACACTACAAGAAGCAGATATACTTAACACTGTGATTCTTCAGCAATTAAAGTAA